From a region of the Flavobacterium sediminilitoris genome:
- the rodA gene encoding rod shape-determining protein RodA, whose amino-acid sequence MRNQSIGNSIDWITILLYITLVIMGWMTIYSASLPLEETSIFDTSQTYGRQMLFIILSVPLIFILLFIDAKIFERLSFVFYGLGIVLLLGLFVFGSTIKGQTNWYKFGGFGFQPSEFVKTGTALLLAKYLSYSQINLKYTKHQFIALGIIILPIFLILLQPDAGSAMIFLSLIFVLNREGLPSWYLFSGFSAIVLFFVALLIPPIYIVIGISVLMILHYLKNKRISRNPILYTFLFIIISGFVFSVNYVYNNVLEPHQKDRIDVLIGGDNVDLKKEGYNLNQSMIAIGSGGLTGKGYLEGTQTKGGFVPEQHTDYIFTTVGEEWGFVGCTVVIILFVILLLRILFLAEKQKTKFSRVYGYCVATYLFTHFFVNIAMLIKLFPTIGVPLPFFSYGGSSLWAFTIMLFVFIKLDANKVNEW is encoded by the coding sequence ATGAGAAATCAAAGCATAGGAAATAGTATCGATTGGATTACAATATTACTTTACATAACATTAGTAATAATGGGCTGGATGACTATTTATTCGGCTTCATTGCCGCTTGAAGAAACATCCATTTTTGACACCAGTCAAACATACGGAAGACAAATGCTTTTTATCATTTTAAGTGTTCCACTTATCTTTATTTTATTGTTTATAGATGCTAAAATATTTGAGCGACTCTCTTTTGTTTTTTATGGACTTGGAATTGTCCTTTTATTAGGATTATTCGTTTTTGGTTCTACTATAAAAGGACAAACGAATTGGTATAAATTTGGCGGATTTGGTTTTCAACCTTCAGAGTTTGTCAAAACAGGTACGGCACTTCTATTAGCGAAATATTTGAGTTACTCACAGATAAATTTAAAATACACAAAGCATCAATTCATTGCATTAGGCATTATAATATTGCCTATTTTTTTAATTTTACTTCAACCTGATGCAGGAAGTGCTATGATTTTTTTATCTCTTATTTTTGTTTTAAATAGAGAAGGTCTTCCTAGTTGGTATTTATTTTCAGGATTTTCTGCCATTGTATTATTCTTTGTTGCATTATTAATTCCTCCCATTTATATTGTAATAGGTATCTCTGTTTTAATGATTCTTCATTATTTAAAGAACAAAAGAATAAGTAGAAATCCCATTCTTTATACTTTCTTATTTATTATTATTTCTGGTTTCGTTTTCTCTGTAAACTACGTTTATAATAATGTATTAGAACCACATCAAAAAGACCGAATTGATGTACTTATAGGAGGAGATAATGTAGATCTTAAAAAAGAAGGTTATAATTTAAACCAATCCATGATTGCTATTGGCTCTGGTGGATTAACAGGCAAAGGTTATTTAGAAGGCACTCAAACAAAAGGTGGTTTTGTTCCAGAGCAACATACTGATTATATTTTTACAACTGTAGGAGAAGAATGGGGTTTTGTAGGATGTACAGTGGTTATTATCTTATTTGTAATTTTATTATTAAGAATCCTTTTTCTAGCAGAAAAACAAAAAACGAAGTTTAGTCGGGTTTATGGCTATTGCGTTGCGACTTATTTATTTACCCATTTTTTTGTAAATATAGCCATGCTAATTAAGCTTTTCCCTACAATAGGTGTTCCACTTCCTTTTTTCTCTTATGGAGGCTCTAGTTTATGGGCTTTTACAATTATGCTATTTGTATTTATTAAGTTAGACGCTAATAAAGTAAATGAGTGGTAA
- a CDS encoding peptidase associated/transthyretin-like domain-containing protein: MKILIFFLFFYSSLFCQDFFIIRDSITFSPIEGVHLINEENKVSISDGNGKVIIKTDKEKSTMIISHIGYKSKVIICKKMIRDSLVVFLQPNSINLKEVIVKSNPKSFKYSLNDRRGINFNTGVSYPEKFQVGIYLPNNADDFNLKISSILFELVNKNVKESDSISFNVEIWNADSLLLPFQKLNTKEIVINQKFSKKIKVFLKDEEILFDEKGVFVIIDFLNKVSLGSKNIIKPKFKAVNVKKKLQLKEILRYRTQNNKEFSEWFEPIYSKKNKQILKLNIYFK, encoded by the coding sequence ATGAAAATATTAATATTTTTTTTATTTTTTTATTCATCACTTTTTTGTCAAGATTTTTTTATAATAAGAGATAGTATTACTTTTAGTCCAATTGAAGGGGTACATTTAATTAATGAAGAAAATAAAGTCTCTATTTCAGATGGAAATGGTAAGGTTATAATTAAAACAGACAAAGAAAAGTCTACTATGATTATTTCGCATATAGGTTATAAGTCTAAGGTTATTATTTGTAAAAAAATGATTAGAGATTCATTAGTGGTTTTTCTTCAACCTAATTCTATTAACTTAAAAGAAGTAATTGTAAAATCAAATCCTAAATCTTTTAAATATTCTTTAAATGATAGAAGAGGAATTAATTTTAATACAGGAGTTTCTTATCCAGAGAAATTTCAGGTAGGTATTTATTTGCCAAATAATGCTGATGATTTTAATTTAAAGATATCGAGTATTCTCTTTGAATTAGTTAATAAAAACGTCAAAGAGAGTGATTCAATAAGTTTTAATGTTGAGATTTGGAATGCTGATAGTTTATTACTTCCTTTTCAAAAGCTTAATACTAAAGAAATAGTAATTAATCAAAAATTTTCAAAAAAAATAAAAGTATTTTTAAAAGATGAAGAGATTTTGTTTGATGAGAAGGGTGTATTTGTTATAATAGACTTTCTAAATAAGGTGAGTTTGGGATCCAAGAACATTATTAAACCTAAATTTAAAGCTGTTAATGTTAAAAAGAAACTTCAGTTAAAGGAAATTCTCCGATATAGAACACAAAATAATAAAGAGTTTAGTGAATGGTTTGAGCCAATCTATAGTAAAAAAAATAAGCAGATTTTGAAATTAAACATTTATTTTAAATAG
- a CDS encoding HlyD family secretion protein, with protein MPNSNLDTQPSDANLPIQEVELRSEQVQEILTRIPHWMIRWGNLVILIILLLVLLFSYFIKYPDINSTQITITTLVPPEKLMARTSGRIEAILVKDNDILEKHAPLAVIENSANYKDVFVLKSIMDTININTTPFPFEKIKFSQLGDIESQYSIFQKEYSADELQKKLKPYQVETSAQSFEARQLSERLSLLESQSSINQSELELQKSDMDRYEKLYKKGVIAAQEFEKQKLAYLQSQKNYKNLLSSISQLKSSLNELNRNSQTTVINSTKDAINLERNVIQSFFQLKKAIKDWELNYVLRTSIKGKVSFLQLWAENQTVNAGDQVFSVVPVEQNVYVGKVKALAQNSGKIKVGQPVNIRLANFPDREFGIIKGEVHNISATPDNEGNLLIDVSLPNGLDTSYDKKIIFQQEMTGTADIVTEDLRLIERFFYQFRDVFGRKSKVVKDE; from the coding sequence ATGCCAAATAGTAATTTAGATACTCAACCTTCAGATGCAAACCTTCCAATCCAAGAAGTGGAATTGAGAAGTGAACAAGTGCAAGAAATTCTTACTAGAATTCCACATTGGATGATAAGATGGGGAAATTTGGTAATACTAATAATCCTATTACTAGTATTGTTGTTTTCATATTTTATAAAATATCCAGATATTAATTCAACTCAAATAACAATTACAACATTAGTACCACCAGAAAAATTAATGGCTCGTACTTCTGGAAGAATTGAAGCCATTTTAGTAAAAGACAATGATATTCTTGAAAAACACGCACCATTAGCAGTAATTGAAAACTCGGCTAATTATAAAGATGTTTTTGTACTGAAGAGTATTATGGATACCATAAACATTAATACAACTCCTTTTCCTTTTGAGAAGATTAAATTTTCTCAATTAGGAGATATTGAAAGTCAATATTCAATTTTTCAGAAGGAATATAGTGCAGATGAATTACAGAAAAAATTAAAACCTTATCAGGTTGAAACATCAGCACAAAGTTTTGAAGCTAGACAATTAAGTGAGCGTTTATCTTTGTTAGAATCACAAAGTAGTATTAATCAATCGGAATTAGAGCTTCAAAAAAGCGATATGGATCGTTATGAAAAGCTCTATAAAAAAGGAGTTATTGCTGCTCAAGAATTTGAAAAGCAAAAATTAGCATACTTGCAGTCACAAAAAAACTATAAAAACTTATTAAGCTCAATATCTCAATTAAAGTCATCTCTTAATGAGTTAAATAGAAATAGTCAAACAACAGTTATTAACTCTACAAAAGACGCTATTAACTTAGAACGAAATGTAATTCAATCTTTTTTTCAATTGAAAAAAGCAATTAAAGATTGGGAATTAAATTATGTATTAAGAACTTCAATAAAAGGGAAGGTTTCCTTTTTGCAATTATGGGCAGAAAATCAAACAGTGAATGCTGGAGATCAAGTTTTTTCTGTTGTGCCAGTAGAGCAAAATGTATATGTAGGCAAGGTTAAAGCGTTAGCTCAAAATTCTGGAAAGATTAAAGTAGGTCAACCTGTAAATATTAGACTAGCAAATTTTCCAGATAGAGAGTTTGGAATCATAAAAGGAGAAGTGCATAATATTTCGGCAACACCAGATAATGAAGGGAATTTATTAATTGATGTTTCACTACCTAACGGATTAGATACTTCTTATGATAAGAAAATAATATTTCAGCAAGAAATGACAGGAACAGCAGACATTGTAACAGAAGATTTACGATTAATAGAACGATTCTTCTATCAGTTTAGAGATGTATTTGGAAGAAAATCTAAGGTGGTTAAGGATGAGTAG
- a CDS encoding peptidase domain-containing ABC transporter codes for MKKFPHYTQTESKDCGPTCLKIIAKHYGRTLNTQKLRELSETTREGSNLLTLSDASEQIGFRSLGVKISLEKIEEAPLPCILHWNNNHYVVLYKIKKGKYYVSDPAIGLIEYTEKEFLKFWIGNNADRKTEEGIALLLETTPNFFESEFDLEEKKAYGFGILSKYVLKYKSFIVQLAIGLFAGSLLQLIFPFLTQSVVDVGIQNQNIHFIYLVLLAQLFLFFGKTALELIRSWILLHLSTRINISLISDFFIKLMNLPISYFDVKMTGDIMQRINDHHRIERILTTSSLSVLFSFINMIIMGGVLAYYNLSIFAVFFVGSFLYFLWVILFLKQREILDYKRFSEVSQEQSKVIELINGMQEIKLHNAEKQKRWGWEYIQARLFKVSLKGLVLEQTQSIGSNFINELKNIFIIFLSAISVINGDLSIGEMMAITSIVGSLNGPIVQLISFIRELQDAKISLARLSEIHDMDDEVQDEREKMTEVTNDEDIIIKDLSFRYMGSDTNVLHELNMTIPAKKITAIVGTSGSGKTTLMKLLLKFYEPSEGDILLGKSSLNNLSQKAWRNHVGSVMQEGFIFSDSIANNIAIGVDIIDKDRLNYAANVANIKDFIDDYPLRYNTKIGTEGIGISTGQKQRLLIARAVYKNPEMLFFDEATSALDSNNEKEIMEKLNIFFKDKTVIVIAHRLSTVINADQIVVLEKGKIIETGNHQELIAKKGSYFELVKNQLQLGT; via the coding sequence TTGAAAAAATTTCCTCATTATACACAGACAGAAAGCAAAGACTGTGGGCCTACATGCTTAAAGATAATAGCTAAACATTACGGTAGAACACTTAATACTCAAAAATTACGAGAACTTTCAGAAACCACACGAGAAGGGAGTAATTTACTTACTCTTAGTGATGCTTCTGAACAAATTGGTTTTCGCTCATTAGGCGTTAAAATATCTCTTGAGAAGATAGAAGAAGCGCCATTACCTTGTATATTACATTGGAACAATAATCATTATGTAGTATTATACAAAATTAAAAAAGGGAAGTACTATGTTTCTGATCCAGCAATAGGATTAATAGAATATACCGAAAAAGAATTTCTAAAATTTTGGATAGGGAATAATGCAGATAGAAAAACAGAAGAAGGGATTGCTTTATTATTAGAAACAACTCCTAATTTCTTTGAATCTGAATTTGATTTAGAAGAAAAGAAAGCATACGGTTTCGGGATATTATCAAAATATGTCTTAAAGTATAAATCATTTATTGTTCAACTTGCGATAGGATTATTTGCAGGTAGTTTGTTACAACTTATCTTTCCATTTTTAACGCAGAGTGTTGTTGACGTTGGAATCCAAAATCAAAATATTCACTTTATATATCTAGTGCTTTTAGCGCAATTATTTTTGTTTTTTGGTAAAACCGCATTAGAGCTTATTAGAAGTTGGATATTACTCCATTTATCAACCCGTATTAATATTTCATTAATTTCTGATTTCTTCATCAAATTAATGAATCTCCCTATTTCTTATTTTGATGTGAAAATGACAGGAGATATTATGCAAAGGATAAATGATCACCATAGAATAGAAAGAATTTTAACCACTTCGTCTTTGAGTGTGTTATTCTCTTTTATAAATATGATTATAATGGGAGGAGTTTTAGCCTATTATAACTTGAGTATTTTTGCAGTGTTTTTTGTAGGAAGTTTTTTGTATTTTCTTTGGGTAATTTTATTTTTAAAACAAAGGGAAATTCTCGATTATAAACGATTTTCAGAAGTAAGTCAAGAGCAAAGTAAAGTAATTGAACTTATTAATGGAATGCAAGAAATAAAACTTCATAATGCAGAAAAGCAAAAAAGATGGGGTTGGGAATATATTCAAGCTCGACTTTTTAAAGTATCTTTAAAAGGATTAGTGCTAGAACAAACACAAAGTATCGGTTCAAACTTTATAAACGAGCTTAAAAATATTTTCATTATTTTCTTGTCTGCAATTTCAGTAATTAATGGCGATTTGTCAATAGGGGAAATGATGGCGATAACAAGTATCGTTGGTAGTTTAAATGGACCAATTGTTCAATTAATAAGTTTTATTAGAGAATTGCAAGATGCTAAAATATCATTAGCTAGGCTGTCAGAAATTCACGATATGGACGATGAGGTTCAAGATGAAAGAGAGAAAATGACAGAAGTTACAAATGATGAAGATATTATTATAAAAGATTTGTCATTTAGATACATGGGATCAGATACCAATGTATTACATGAGCTGAATATGACTATTCCTGCAAAAAAGATCACAGCAATTGTAGGGACAAGTGGTAGTGGGAAAACTACTCTTATGAAACTATTGTTGAAATTCTATGAACCTAGTGAGGGTGATATTCTATTAGGAAAGTCGTCTCTGAATAATCTATCTCAGAAAGCATGGAGAAATCATGTAGGTTCGGTTATGCAAGAAGGATTTATCTTTAGCGATTCAATTGCAAATAATATTGCTATTGGCGTTGATATAATTGATAAAGATCGATTAAATTATGCTGCAAATGTAGCCAATATTAAAGATTTTATTGATGATTATCCACTTCGATACAATACAAAAATTGGTACAGAAGGAATAGGAATAAGTACAGGTCAAAAACAAAGACTTTTAATAGCAAGAGCCGTTTATAAAAATCCTGAAATGTTGTTTTTTGACGAAGCCACTAGTGCTTTAGATTCAAATAATGAAAAAGAAATAATGGAAAAACTAAATATTTTCTTTAAAGATAAAACCGTAATTGTAATTGCGCATCGTCTAAGTACGGTAATAAATGCAGACCAAATTGTAGTTTTAGAAAAAGGAAAGATCATTGAGACAGGGAATCATCAAGAATTAATTGCTAAAAAAGGAAGTTACTTTGAATTGGTGAAAAATCAATTGCAGTTGGGAACATAA
- a CDS encoding TlpA family protein disulfide reductase has protein sequence MRYFLILILVFNSCKEKKELRVQNLEKQNTEYAVFIVKENKTNIITSIFEDLTSNNLNNKNHYFTDKENDTIRLNVGKGKQLYFCTKYNYRDTVFVANGDTIFIDLKNEKNEISSNKNLFDIKKYKKTNKINELKLNYIEVSKDYPLEIEPSEYEKRKPLYPVKVDFNKIKTDVNGVNNLIEVIKNDLINGYRYYDSIAEKKPLKRNYIEQLKENLKIDCFSEAITIYNFSLNDEAKKFLISNRFINEGLFEDNYSYQIIYRLINSILLENKKKSLGHKIIIDYKKAMSLLPNYFKGDNLAFSQIVCIKAAIDEGHSKESINELINNYKKNKINTNYDLYISKIEKDYFLKKNDKNSSEVELSDPMKLKVNLDKLLIENRNKVIYIDFWASWCAPCRKAMPASKKIKEQYKSKEVVFLYISIDNSFEAWQKAMNKEGVSENSFLAINYPEANFYKEKALKTIPRYLIYNKKGELVNSNAPGPDSDEIIKELNKYLED, from the coding sequence ATGCGCTACTTCTTAATCTTAATTTTAGTATTTAATTCTTGTAAGGAAAAAAAAGAATTAAGAGTTCAAAATCTAGAAAAACAAAATACAGAATATGCTGTTTTTATAGTAAAAGAAAATAAAACAAATATTATTACTTCAATATTTGAAGATTTAACATCTAATAATTTGAATAATAAGAATCACTATTTTACAGATAAAGAAAATGATACTATTAGGCTTAATGTAGGTAAAGGAAAACAATTATATTTTTGTACAAAATATAATTACCGTGATACTGTTTTTGTAGCTAATGGAGACACTATTTTTATAGATTTAAAGAATGAAAAGAACGAAATTTCTTCTAATAAAAATTTGTTTGATATAAAAAAGTATAAAAAAACGAATAAAATAAATGAGTTAAAATTAAACTATATAGAGGTGTCTAAAGATTATCCTTTAGAAATTGAACCTAGTGAATATGAAAAAAGAAAACCTCTATATCCAGTTAAAGTAGATTTTAATAAAATAAAAACGGACGTTAATGGAGTTAATAATTTGATAGAGGTAATTAAAAATGATTTGATTAATGGTTATCGCTATTATGATTCTATAGCAGAAAAAAAGCCTTTAAAAAGAAACTATATTGAACAATTGAAGGAAAATCTAAAAATAGATTGTTTTTCTGAAGCTATTACTATTTATAATTTCTCATTGAATGATGAAGCTAAAAAGTTTTTGATTTCAAATAGGTTTATTAATGAAGGACTTTTTGAGGATAACTATAGTTATCAAATTATTTATAGATTAATAAATTCAATATTGTTAGAAAATAAAAAAAAATCATTAGGACATAAAATTATTATTGATTATAAAAAAGCGATGTCCCTTTTGCCAAATTATTTTAAAGGGGATAATTTAGCATTTTCTCAAATTGTTTGTATAAAAGCAGCTATAGATGAAGGACATAGTAAAGAGTCAATTAATGAATTAATTAATAATTATAAAAAAAATAAGATTAATACTAATTATGATTTATATATTTCGAAAATAGAGAAAGATTATTTTTTGAAAAAAAATGATAAGAATTCAAGTGAAGTAGAATTATCAGACCCTATGAAATTAAAAGTTAATCTTGATAAATTATTAATTGAAAATAGAAATAAGGTTATATATATAGATTTTTGGGCAAGTTGGTGTGCTCCATGTAGAAAAGCAATGCCTGCTTCAAAGAAAATAAAAGAACAATATAAAAGTAAAGAAGTTGTATTTCTATATATAAGTATAGATAATAGTTTTGAAGCTTGGCAAAAAGCTATGAATAAAGAAGGTGTAAGTGAGAATAGCTTTTTAGCAATCAATTACCCAGAAGCTAATTTTTATAAGGAAAAGGCACTTAAGACAATTCCAAGGTATTTGATTTATAATAAAAAAGGAGAGTTGGTTAATAGTAATGCACCAGGTCCAGATAGCGATGAAATAATTAAGGAATTAAATAAATATCTTGAAGATTAA
- a CDS encoding vitamin K epoxide reductase family protein gives MKAIIKKYLKINNYDKKQNDFENLFLSHPNYPSLFAITDTLDMLSIENVAAKVPKEQFPELPNSFLAVFNDDITLVTKQNNEIAVEKEKEGKKKVSTDDFLNKWNGVVIAIEQGVKLERKRLSLFKSKYVLLVLILFSLFVIKMEQMNGLISIFNFGIILIGVLISVLIVDEKLNTLDGAISKICSFSEKTSCDSVIKSKNAKITKWLDFSDLPILFFSVSALLIVIDESNLKLINFLSVLSLPIILYSIWLQQSKLKKWCVLCLGISSLLIIQAALFFIVNQPLTWNLLSITNVLLVMVPIWFFWKPILFKRVELQKKNIELIKFKRNYTVFKSLQKEIVNEQRLKALTKVEIGNKNASVNLTLILSPSCSFCHTAFENGLELVNSSLNKVRLTVFFNLNPDNKDNPYLSIVESILQINENMPEKIVEAISDWHIKKMSLEDWKEKWEQKKKDSNIVQIIREQYEWCSDNNFNYTPVKLLNSKLFPGEYDIEEVKYFISELEEELQPILV, from the coding sequence ATGAAGGCAATTATTAAAAAGTATTTAAAGATTAATAACTACGATAAAAAGCAAAATGATTTTGAAAATTTGTTTTTATCTCACCCTAATTATCCAAGCTTATTTGCAATAACGGATACATTAGACATGCTTTCTATAGAAAATGTAGCAGCTAAAGTTCCAAAAGAACAATTTCCAGAATTGCCTAACTCATTTTTAGCAGTATTTAATGATGACATAACCTTAGTTACAAAGCAGAATAATGAAATCGCAGTTGAGAAAGAAAAAGAAGGAAAAAAGAAAGTATCTACAGATGATTTCTTGAACAAATGGAATGGTGTTGTAATTGCTATTGAACAAGGTGTTAAACTAGAAAGAAAGAGATTAAGCCTATTTAAAAGTAAATATGTTTTACTCGTTTTAATTTTGTTTTCTCTTTTTGTGATTAAAATGGAACAAATGAATGGACTAATTTCCATATTTAATTTTGGAATTATATTAATAGGAGTTTTAATCAGTGTGCTTATAGTCGATGAAAAATTAAATACATTAGACGGAGCTATCTCAAAAATTTGCTCTTTTAGCGAAAAGACATCTTGTGATTCTGTAATAAAATCTAAGAATGCGAAAATCACAAAATGGTTAGACTTTTCAGATTTACCAATTTTGTTTTTTAGTGTTAGTGCTCTTCTTATTGTAATAGATGAAAGTAATTTAAAACTAATTAATTTTTTAAGTGTTCTTTCTCTTCCTATTATTCTATACTCCATTTGGCTTCAACAAAGTAAATTGAAAAAATGGTGTGTTCTATGCTTGGGTATTTCATCCTTATTAATAATACAAGCTGCTTTGTTTTTTATTGTTAATCAACCACTAACATGGAATTTGTTGTCAATAACAAATGTGCTTTTAGTAATGGTTCCTATTTGGTTTTTTTGGAAACCAATATTATTTAAAAGAGTAGAATTGCAAAAGAAAAATATTGAGCTTATTAAATTTAAAAGAAACTATACTGTTTTTAAATCATTGCAAAAAGAGATCGTGAACGAACAAAGATTAAAGGCCTTAACAAAAGTTGAAATAGGAAATAAAAATGCATCTGTAAACCTAACCTTGATTTTAAGTCCAAGTTGTTCTTTTTGCCATACAGCATTTGAAAACGGATTAGAATTAGTAAACTCAAGTTTAAATAAGGTAAGATTGACAGTGTTTTTCAATTTAAATCCAGATAATAAAGATAATCCTTACCTCTCAATTGTTGAAAGCATTCTTCAAATTAATGAAAATATGCCAGAAAAAATAGTGGAAGCTATTTCCGATTGGCACATAAAAAAGATGAGTTTAGAAGACTGGAAAGAAAAATGGGAACAAAAAAAGAAAGATTCTAATATAGTACAAATAATTAGAGAACAATACGAATGGTGCTCAGATAATAATTTTAATTATACACCTGTAAAATTATTGAACAGCAAATTATTTCCAGGCGAATATGATATTGAAGAAGTAAAGTATTTTATTTCAGAATTAGAAGAAGAATTACAACCTATTTTGGTTTAA